A DNA window from Coffea arabica cultivar ET-39 chromosome 6c, Coffea Arabica ET-39 HiFi, whole genome shotgun sequence contains the following coding sequences:
- the LOC113692339 gene encoding 2-oxoglutarate-dependent dioxygenase 19-like has translation MASIKTLVQSQDLKSLPSEFAHFKDTQESIRTGPEVSVPVIDFSLLSSTDPDERAKVILDLGKACEEWGFFLVVNHGIPENLISALFNVCNEFFDMPEKEKLQFENKHPLYPVMVRSGTIDGNDCNQKVKLWRDYLRFFVHPEYHCPTKPKALSDIVLEYSRRTRDLAKKLLGGISQSLGLEEDYIEKAMELDSSTQIFAANYYPPCPQPELAIGIPPHTDPGLLTFLLQNGVEGLEIQNKGKWFQLTGIPGAIFVNTADQLEIMSNGKYKSVWHRAVLNNKKTRMSLVVANGPSPDTIVTPAPQLLRETPAAYGPMKYMEYVQVQRSSRLNQKPTLDQLKLH, from the exons ATGGCAAGTATTAAAACCCTTGTTCAATCACAAGACCTCAAGTCCCTCCCTTCTGAATTTGCTCATTTTAAGGATACCCAAGAATCCATCCGAACGGGACCTGAAGTTTCAGTTCCCGTCATTGACTTTTCGCTGCTCAGCTCAACAGATCCTGATGAACGTGCCAAAGTCATCCTAGACCTTGGTAAAGCCTGCGAGGAATGGGGCTTCTTCTTG GTGGTAAATCATGGCATACCGGAAAACCTAATCAGCGCATTGTTTAATGTGTGTAATGAGTTTTTCGATATGCCAGAGAAGGAGAAGTTGCAGTTCGAAAACAAACATCCTTTATATCCAGTCATGGTCAGATCTGGCACCATTGATGGCAATGATTGCAACCAGAAAGTCAAGTTATGGAGGGATTATTTGAGGTTTTTCGTGCATCCAGAGTATCACTGTCCCACTAAACCCAAAGCGTTGAG TGATATTGTCCTGGAATATTCTCGGAGAACCCGAGATTTGGCAAAGAAATTACTTGGAGGGATATCACAAAGCCTTGGCCTGGAAGAAGATTATATTGAGAAAGCCATGGAATTGGACTCAAGTACTCAAATCTTTGCCGCAAACTACTATCCTCCCTGTCCTCAGCCTGAATTAGCAATAGGCATTCCACCCCACACAGATCCTGGCCTCTTGACCTTTCTCCTTCAGAATGGAGTAGAAGGCCTTGAGATACAGAATAAGGGAAAGTGGTTTCAGCTTACTGGCATTCCAGGCGCCATTTTTGTCAACACTGCGGACCAGCTCGAG ATAATGAGCAACGGAAAGTACAAGAGCGTTTGGCACAGAGCTGTTTTGAATAACAAAAAGACAAGAATGTCCTTGGTGGTGGCCAACGGTCCATCACCCGACACCATTGTCACCCCTGCTCCACAGCTACTGCGTGAAACTCCAGCCGCTTATGGTCCAATGAAGTACATGGAATATGTGCAAGTGCAACGAAGTTCCAGACTTAATCAGAAACCCACCTTGGATCAACTTAAGTTGCACTAA